The proteins below are encoded in one region of Clostridium fermenticellae:
- a CDS encoding CCA tRNA nucleotidyltransferase, giving the protein MSMRNINIEIPCRVKFVLERLGYAGYEAYVVGGCVRDALVGRRANDWDITTSALPDDVISIFEKINFKVIETGIKHGTVTVVIENEYFEVTTYRTDGDYSDFRHPDTVAFTRNLKDDLARRDFTINSMAYNEQNGLIDYFGGELDIKNKIIRCVGNPFKRFNEDALRMLRCIRFSCQLDFDIDKDALLAISKLEVNIKRVSVERIRDELNRILISENPDKGLIFLAHFKLLEKFIPELKNTYDFNQHNKHHDKDIFMHTIMVVKNVPKNLNLRWAALLHDIGKPYCFTLDSDGVGHFYKHELVSFKLAEKILTRLKFDNKTVDIICKLILNHMISTNLNDKSVKKLIVRLGKENIYDLLKLIEADRKALSTKYINFDDVLILKSKVDDLINKKDPMSVKDLSINGDDLIEIGYKEGVNIGIILNDLLEMVLENPDINTREQLLKIVLNRK; this is encoded by the coding sequence ATTTCGATGAGGAATATAAATATAGAAATCCCATGCCGTGTGAAATTTGTTTTAGAAAGATTAGGTTATGCTGGATATGAAGCATATGTTGTTGGTGGATGTGTTAGAGATGCTTTAGTTGGTAGAAGGGCTAATGATTGGGATATTACTACAAGTGCACTTCCGGATGATGTTATAAGTATATTTGAGAAAATTAATTTTAAGGTAATTGAAACGGGGATAAAACATGGTACTGTTACCGTTGTTATAGAAAATGAATATTTTGAAGTAACTACGTACAGGACTGATGGAGATTATAGTGACTTTAGGCATCCTGATACTGTGGCTTTTACAAGAAATTTAAAAGATGATTTGGCAAGAAGGGATTTTACTATAAACAGTATGGCATATAATGAGCAAAATGGACTAATAGATTATTTTGGTGGAGAATTAGATATTAAAAACAAGATAATAAGATGTGTTGGAAATCCTTTTAAGAGATTTAATGAAGATGCTTTAAGAATGCTTAGGTGTATAAGGTTCTCATGTCAGCTTGATTTTGACATTGATAAAGATGCTCTGCTTGCTATATCAAAACTGGAAGTTAATATTAAAAGAGTATCAGTTGAAAGGATCAGAGATGAATTGAATAGGATTTTAATTTCTGAAAATCCTGATAAAGGTTTGATTTTTCTTGCACATTTTAAATTACTTGAAAAATTCATTCCAGAATTAAAAAATACATATGATTTTAATCAACATAACAAACATCATGACAAAGATATATTTATGCATACTATAATGGTTGTTAAGAATGTACCTAAGAATTTGAATTTAAGGTGGGCGGCATTACTTCATGATATAGGTAAACCTTATTGTTTCACATTAGATAGCGACGGGGTTGGACATTTTTATAAACATGAATTAGTTAGTTTTAAGTTAGCAGAAAAAATTCTTACGAGACTAAAGTTTGATAATAAAACAGTAGATATTATATGCAAACTTATTTTAAATCATATGATATCTACAAATTTGAATGATAAGTCAGTTAAAAAACTAATTGTAAGGCTTGGAAAAGAAAATATATATGATCTCTTAAAACTTATAGAGGCCGATAGAAAGGCCCTTTCAACAAAATATATAAATTTTGACGATGTGCTGATTTTAAAATCTAAAGTAGACGATTTAATAAATAAAAAGGATCCGATGTCAGTAAAAGATCTTTCCATTAATGGTGATGATTTGATTGAAATTGGTTATAAAGAGGGAGTTAATATAGGAATTATATTAAATGATTTACTAGAAATGGTTTTGGAAAATCCAGATATTAATACAAGAGAACAATTATTAAAAATTGTTTTAAATAGAAAATAG
- a CDS encoding chemotaxis protein has protein sequence MNADILLESGTGELEILEFVINKKHYAINVIKVKEIVEVDNLTKLPQSNPAVGGLILCRDEIVTLVDLKYVLDGKSGVENIKNFRVIICEFNKIKVAFNIDEILGVHRIKWEDIMKPQDIYDNPLVTGNIILDNKIILMLDFEKIVTDISPKTGISEDRIVDVEYKDRSNIKIVLADDSVLIRRLLKDTLTKAGFKNLQFFNDGKQAYDYLINLEDEKHEKFTEDVQMLITDIEMPQMDGHTLTRKIKEHPILKRLPVIIFSSLITDDLKHKGISVGADAQLSKPEIGDLVKVIDKYLETSI, from the coding sequence ATGAATGCAGATATATTACTAGAAAGTGGAACAGGTGAGCTTGAGATATTAGAGTTCGTAATAAATAAAAAACATTATGCGATAAATGTTATAAAGGTTAAAGAAATAGTGGAAGTTGATAATTTAACAAAATTGCCGCAGTCAAATCCGGCTGTAGGAGGACTTATTCTATGCAGAGATGAGATAGTGACTTTAGTTGATTTGAAATATGTTTTGGATGGAAAAAGCGGCGTGGAAAATATTAAAAACTTTAGAGTTATAATATGTGAATTTAATAAAATTAAAGTGGCATTTAATATTGACGAAATATTAGGGGTTCACCGTATAAAATGGGAAGATATAATGAAGCCTCAAGATATATATGACAATCCCTTAGTTACAGGAAATATTATTTTAGATAATAAAATAATACTGATGCTTGATTTTGAAAAAATAGTTACAGATATAAGTCCTAAAACAGGTATAAGTGAGGACAGAATTGTAGATGTAGAGTATAAGGATAGATCTAACATTAAAATAGTACTAGCTGATGATTCTGTTTTAATAAGAAGATTACTAAAGGATACACTTACAAAAGCAGGATTCAAAAACTTACAATTCTTTAATGATGGTAAACAAGCCTATGACTATTTGATTAATTTAGAAGACGAAAAGCATGAGAAATTTACAGAAGACGTTCAAATGTTAATTACAGACATTGAGATGCCTCAAATGGACGGGCATACACTTACGAGAAAAATTAAGGAACATCCTATTTTAAAAAGGCTGCCGGTTATAATATTTTCTTCACTTATAACAGATGATTTAAAACACAAGGGGATATCTGTAGGTGCAGATGCACAGCTTAGTAAACCGGAAATAGGTGATCTCGTAAAAGTAATAGATAAATATTTGGAGACGTCCATTTAA
- a CDS encoding SDR family oxidoreductase, whose protein sequence is MIFSYPYYGWKEKCEKVPIAFPPQHQPVQPGLETLMCPRPIFNDPDYTGSNKLKNKVALITGGDSGIGRAVSLAFAKEGANIVIAYYDEHKDAEYTKKLIKNQGRKCVLISGDLKNERFCKKIVEESINAFGHLDILVNNAGVQFPQNSIENISTEQLECTFRTNIFSFFHVTKAALRYLKKGSKIINTASITAYRGEKLLIDYSSTKGAIVSFTRSLALSLVSKGIRVNAVAPGEIWTPLQPSSFDAKYITTFGTDAPMKRAGQPVELAPIYVYLASDDSSYVTGQVIHVNGGEFVAT, encoded by the coding sequence TTGATATTTAGTTATCCATATTATGGTTGGAAGGAAAAATGTGAAAAAGTTCCTATAGCATTTCCACCTCAGCATCAGCCTGTACAGCCGGGACTTGAGACTCTTATGTGTCCTAGACCAATATTTAATGATCCAGATTATACTGGAAGCAATAAACTAAAGAATAAAGTAGCTTTAATTACAGGTGGAGACAGTGGAATTGGGAGAGCTGTATCATTGGCTTTTGCTAAAGAAGGTGCAAATATTGTTATTGCATATTATGATGAACATAAGGATGCTGAGTATACAAAAAAATTGATTAAGAATCAAGGGAGAAAATGTGTTTTGATTTCAGGTGATTTAAAAAATGAGCGCTTTTGTAAAAAAATAGTTGAAGAGTCTATTAATGCTTTTGGACATTTAGACATATTGGTAAATAATGCAGGAGTACAATTTCCGCAAAATAGCATTGAGAATATCTCGACAGAACAGCTGGAATGTACATTTCGTACCAATATATTTTCATTTTTTCACGTTACAAAAGCTGCCCTGCGTTACCTTAAAAAAGGAAGTAAAATTATAAATACAGCTTCAATCACGGCTTATAGAGGTGAAAAGCTTTTGATAGATTATTCATCTACTAAAGGGGCTATAGTAAGCTTTACACGTTCTCTTGCACTTTCACTTGTTTCAAAGGGAATAAGGGTAAATGCTGTTGCCCCTGGAGAAATTTGGACTCCATTACAGCCATCAAGTTTTGATGCTAAGTATATAACTACTTTTGGTACGGATGCTCCTATGAAAAGAGCCGGTCAGCCGGTAGAATTGGCACCAATTTATGTTTATTTGGCATCTGATGATTCAAGCTATGTTACAGGTCAGGTTATTCATGTAAATGGAGGCGAATTTGTAGCAACTTAA
- a CDS encoding TrkA C-terminal domain-containing protein, translated as MTNESIIRPVYQQIAIDIASRIVSGDFPIGSKLHGRSTLAGNYNVSPETIRRSVTLLSDMDIVTVIKGSGIIIKSVDNAIKFIDKFKDIDSMKSLKKEISNIITKKHELENNLQLLTNKLIDYSDRFKNCNPFIPLEFEIENTSSFIGKTIAEVNFWQNTGATIIAIRRNNKLILSPGPYATFNKNDVFIAIGDEQAYERIKKFFKE; from the coding sequence ATGACAAACGAATCAATCATAAGGCCCGTTTACCAACAAATAGCAATTGATATTGCATCAAGAATAGTATCTGGTGATTTCCCTATAGGATCAAAGCTTCACGGGAGATCTACACTTGCTGGGAATTATAATGTTTCTCCTGAAACAATACGAAGATCTGTTACATTATTAAGTGATATGGATATAGTTACGGTTATAAAAGGCAGCGGTATCATTATAAAATCTGTAGATAATGCCATTAAGTTTATTGATAAATTTAAGGATATAGATTCCATGAAGTCGCTAAAAAAAGAAATTTCAAATATAATTACAAAAAAACACGAATTAGAAAATAATCTGCAGCTGTTAACAAACAAGCTGATCGATTATTCAGATAGGTTTAAAAACTGCAATCCATTTATCCCATTAGAATTTGAAATAGAAAATACTTCAAGTTTTATAGGTAAAACGATAGCTGAGGTTAATTTTTGGCAAAATACGGGGGCTACTATAATTGCTATAAGGCGTAATAATAAACTAATTCTTTCACCAGGACCATATGCAACTTTTAATAAAAATGACGTATTCATAGCTATAGGTGACGAACAAGCGTATGAGAGAATAAAAAAATTTTTTAAAGAGTGA
- a CDS encoding betaine/proline/choline family ABC transporter ATP-binding protein (Members of the family are the ATP-binding subunit of ABC transporters for substrates such as betaine, L-proline or other amino acids, choline, carnitine, etc. The substrate specificity is best determined from the substrate-binding subunit, rather than this subunit, as it interacts with the permease subunit and not with substrate directly.) — MIKLKNISKKFKNKIVLKNINVEINEGELVVFIGPSGCGKTTTLKMINKLINPTSGEILIDGRNIVNEDTIKLRRRMGYVIQQTGLFPHMTVKENIALIANLEKWNKDRVTKKVFELLKLVGLNSEEYIDKYPNELSGGQQQRVGIARAFMMNPEIILMDEPFSALDPITRGQLQDEVYNIQQELKKTIIFVTHDMDEALRLADRICIMNDGEVLQFDTPENILKCPANDFVKEFIGQDRIWNQPELIKVKDIMIKNPVKTIEERTLLQAIQIMQSNHVDSLLIVDSNEKLNGLVTLKDIRKTFNKNTKLKDIMEKGIVTVSDQDSIINVLEKMRKENIGYVPVVDNNTRLLGLITKSSLLYVLSNQFLDKEVLLDE, encoded by the coding sequence ATGATAAAGCTTAAAAATATTAGTAAGAAATTTAAAAATAAGATTGTATTAAAAAATATAAATGTAGAAATAAATGAAGGCGAATTAGTTGTATTTATAGGTCCAAGTGGTTGCGGAAAAACTACAACTTTAAAGATGATAAATAAACTTATAAATCCTACTTCCGGAGAAATTCTAATTGATGGTAGGAATATTGTAAATGAAGATACTATAAAACTTAGAAGAAGAATGGGTTATGTTATACAACAGACGGGACTTTTCCCGCATATGACTGTGAAAGAAAATATTGCTTTGATAGCTAATTTAGAGAAATGGAATAAGGATAGAGTTACAAAAAAAGTTTTTGAACTATTAAAGCTTGTTGGATTGAACAGTGAAGAATATATAGATAAATATCCAAATGAATTAAGTGGAGGACAACAACAAAGAGTTGGAATTGCCAGAGCCTTTATGATGAATCCTGAAATTATTCTAATGGACGAGCCGTTTAGTGCATTGGATCCAATTACAAGAGGTCAGCTTCAAGATGAAGTATATAATATACAACAAGAATTAAAGAAAACTATTATATTTGTAACTCATGATATGGATGAAGCACTAAGGTTAGCAGATAGAATTTGTATTATGAATGATGGTGAAGTGCTACAATTTGATACTCCTGAAAATATTCTTAAATGTCCAGCCAATGATTTTGTCAAAGAATTCATTGGTCAGGATAGAATTTGGAATCAGCCGGAATTAATTAAAGTAAAAGATATAATGATAAAAAATCCAGTTAAGACCATTGAAGAAAGAACATTACTTCAAGCTATTCAAATAATGCAGTCAAATCATGTTGATAGTTTATTAATAGTTGATAGTAATGAAAAACTTAATGGACTTGTTACTTTAAAAGATATAAGAAAGACATTTAATAAAAATACAAAGTTAAAGGATATTATGGAAAAAGGTATTGTAACAGTTTCTGATCAGGATTCAATAATAAATGTACTAGAAAAAATGAGAAAAGAAAATATAGGATATGTACCAGTTGTAGATAATAATACAAGGTTATTAGGACTCATTACTAAAAGTAGCCTTTTATATGTTCTAAGTAATCAGTTTTTAGACAAGGAGGTTTTACTGGATGAATAG
- a CDS encoding glycine betaine ABC transporter substrate-binding protein yields the protein MNSLNALNSFFLFISDRKDQIYNLFCEHIELTVLAVLISIAIGIPLGILITRIQKLSAPIIGIANIMQSIPSLALLGFLIPILGIGSKPAITMVVLYSLLPIIKNTFTGMTNINPSTLEAAEGMGLTKSQILTKIQLPLALPVIMSGIRISAVTAVGLMTIAAFIGAGGLGYLVFSGVQTVDNNMILAGAIPACILALALDFIIGKVEKVVVPDGIKASNSRLKSRRRNKIFKNKKFKIVAAALVVVIVGLGLFNAFASNKKTIVIGSKNFNEQLILGNIMASLIEHNTDYKVEKKLNLGGTNVVFNAIKSGDIDMYVEYTGTGLVNIMKKQVPSDQDKVYNEVKDYFKENYNIDWLKPLGFNNTFVLALKEELADKYNIDTISDLSKVSGSLNLGSTMEFANRPDGYIGLKKLYPLNFKNVKGIDGGLRYSALSQNSVQVIDAFSTDGLLEKFKLKLLKDDKKFFPPYYAAPIIRDDILKKYPELGPLLNKLEGSITDADMRKLNYRVDNGEKPEKVADDFLRGKGLIK from the coding sequence ATGAATAGTTTAAATGCGTTAAATTCTTTTTTTCTCTTTATATCGGACAGAAAAGATCAGATATATAATTTGTTTTGTGAACATATTGAGTTAACGGTTTTAGCTGTATTGATTTCTATAGCTATTGGTATACCTCTAGGAATATTAATTACGCGAATTCAAAAGTTATCTGCTCCAATAATTGGGATAGCAAATATTATGCAGTCTATTCCTAGTTTAGCACTTTTGGGTTTTTTGATACCTATACTTGGTATAGGCAGTAAGCCGGCTATTACTATGGTTGTTTTGTATTCACTACTACCTATAATTAAAAATACATTTACAGGAATGACTAATATAAATCCATCTACGTTAGAGGCTGCTGAGGGAATGGGATTAACAAAATCTCAAATTTTAACTAAGATTCAGCTGCCATTAGCACTCCCTGTTATTATGTCTGGTATAAGAATATCTGCTGTTACTGCTGTTGGACTTATGACGATTGCAGCATTTATAGGTGCTGGAGGATTGGGGTATTTGGTTTTTTCTGGTGTACAGACCGTTGATAATAATATGATTTTAGCTGGAGCAATACCAGCGTGTATTCTTGCTCTTGCTTTAGATTTTATAATTGGAAAGGTAGAAAAAGTAGTTGTACCAGATGGAATTAAAGCATCTAATTCAAGATTAAAATCTAGGAGAAGAAATAAAATATTTAAAAATAAGAAATTTAAAATAGTTGCGGCAGCCCTTGTTGTTGTAATTGTAGGACTTGGCTTATTTAATGCTTTTGCAAGTAATAAAAAGACAATAGTAATAGGTTCAAAGAATTTTAATGAGCAATTGATACTTGGAAATATTATGGCATCACTAATTGAACATAACACAGATTATAAAGTTGAGAAAAAATTGAATCTTGGTGGGACGAATGTGGTTTTTAATGCTATTAAATCTGGAGATATAGATATGTATGTGGAATATACAGGTACAGGTTTGGTTAATATAATGAAAAAGCAGGTCCCATCAGATCAAGATAAAGTTTATAATGAAGTAAAAGATTATTTTAAAGAAAATTATAATATTGATTGGTTAAAGCCTTTGGGATTTAATAATACCTTTGTATTAGCTTTAAAGGAAGAATTGGCTGATAAGTATAATATTGATACTATATCAGATTTATCTAAAGTAAGTGGAAGCTTAAATTTAGGTTCTACCATGGAGTTTGCTAATAGACCTGATGGATATATTGGTTTAAAGAAATTATATCCTTTAAACTTTAAAAATGTAAAAGGTATAGATGGTGGTTTGAGATATTCAGCGCTGTCTCAAAATTCAGTACAAGTAATAGATGCTTTTTCTACGGATGGCCTGTTAGAAAAATTTAAGTTAAAACTTTTAAAAGACGACAAAAAATTCTTCCCTCCATATTATGCGGCTCCAATAATTAGAGATGATATATTAAAGAAGTATCCAGAATTAGGACCATTGTTAAATAAATTAGAAGGAAGTATAACAGATGCTGATATGAGAAAATTAAATTACAGAGTGGATAATGGAGAAAAGCCTGAAAAGGTAGCAGATGACTTTCTAAGGGGAAAAGGCTTAATTAAATAA